From the Bacteroidales bacterium genome, one window contains:
- a CDS encoding DUF2027 domain-containing protein, with translation MKFNIGDRVRFLNEKGGGVVSKILSSSMVNVAIEDGFEIPTRISELIPMDDISDYYDHPKPVELKATPAGHPEPEFEHKITPLIRFASKNQYPNGIYLAFIPQDQKWLMTGPIDIQIINFTAYDVLISFFVRDAAGYTGVDYDVIPADSRLQLETFEREEIEKWCQGVVQLLFHRDKDSKLLMPVSSAYRIKPMKFYKDVHYQSSNLLQEKALIYRIHELKGSLDIASQEAREKYGEPQPEPAKAEPVRPQILIDRHRIGPRMAEVDLHISSLADDYSSLKNHEILSVQTRYFSSCLNSALEHHYYRVYFIHGIGNGTLKNALLEMLKEFGGLEFRDAPFEHYGAGAIEVTIPDNL, from the coding sequence ATGAAATTCAATATCGGTGATCGGGTAAGGTTTCTCAATGAAAAGGGTGGCGGCGTGGTGAGCAAGATCCTGAGCAGTTCCATGGTGAATGTCGCCATTGAAGATGGTTTTGAGATCCCGACACGAATCAGTGAGCTTATCCCGATGGATGACATCTCTGATTACTACGATCATCCGAAACCCGTCGAATTAAAAGCAACACCCGCCGGTCATCCCGAACCTGAATTTGAGCATAAGATCACACCCCTGATCCGGTTTGCTTCCAAAAATCAATACCCCAACGGCATCTACCTGGCCTTCATCCCGCAGGATCAGAAGTGGCTGATGACGGGACCCATCGATATCCAGATCATCAATTTTACCGCTTATGATGTGTTGATAAGCTTCTTTGTCAGAGATGCAGCCGGTTACACGGGTGTTGATTATGACGTGATCCCTGCCGATTCAAGGCTCCAGCTGGAAACCTTTGAGCGGGAGGAGATCGAGAAATGGTGCCAGGGTGTGGTTCAGCTGCTGTTCCACCGGGATAAGGATTCCAAACTGCTTATGCCCGTCAGCAGTGCCTACAGGATCAAACCCATGAAATTTTACAAGGACGTTCATTACCAGTCCTCAAATCTCCTTCAGGAAAAAGCCCTGATCTACAGGATCCATGAGCTGAAAGGATCTTTGGACATTGCATCACAGGAAGCACGGGAGAAATACGGCGAACCACAACCTGAGCCAGCCAAGGCAGAACCGGTGAGACCACAGATCCTGATCGACCGGCACCGCATTGGCCCGCGCATGGCGGAGGTCGACCTCCATATTTCTTCTCTTGCGGATGATTATTCCAGCCTGAAGAACCATGAGATCCTTTCTGTACAAACGCGTTACTTTTCCAGCTGCCTGAACAGCGCCCTGGAGCATCATTATTACCGGGTTTATTTTATCCACGGGATCGGCAATGGCACGCTGAAGAACGCCCTTCTGGAAATGCTGAAAGAGTTCGGCGGACTTGAATTCAGGGATGCTCCCTTTGAGCATTACGGAGCCGGCGCCATTGAAGTAACCATACCGGATAATCTATAA
- a CDS encoding prolyl oligopeptidase family serine peptidase, which yields MKHLSFITIPFSMILAMSCSQKQKIQYPPTGKTEVVDEYFGVKVPDPYRWLENDTSIETEAWVAAQNEVTFAYLQNIPFRDSINSRITKLWNYPKYGVPFKKGNYYFFSKNDGLQNQSVLYIQDGLEGEPRVLLDPNTLSADGTIALAGFSVSKDARFAAYATAEAGSDWNKIYVMDIQTGQRLPEELLWVKFSGMAWKDEGFYYSRFEKPAEGTELSSQNKNHKVYYHKAGTGQSQDALVFENPDFPMRNYSCHTSEDERYLFLYESESTYGNALSYKDLAKKDSPFIPLVEGFEHEYGVIDNLGDAFLILTDENAPRKKLVRVHPEGAGTASWNDLIPEKEEVLQGASLIGGKIFAEYMKDACSKVYIHDYNGLLLGEVHLPGIGTLGGFSGTKDDPVAFYLFTSFTFPTTIYKYDVGDNRSTVYKSSDIDFDPDDYVVKQEFYQSKDGTKIPMFIVHRKDLRLDGSNPALLYGYGGFSISMTPSFSISRLIYLENGFVYAVPNIRGGGEYGEEWHTAGTLFNKQNVFDDFIAAAEYLIKQGYTNRDRLAISGGSNGGLLVGACMTQRPDLFKVALPAVGVLDMLRYHKFTIGHFWAVDYGTSEDDSVMFAYLLKYSPLHALKPGVEYPATLITTADHDDRVVPAHSFKFAAALQENHSGENPVLIRIETRAGHGGGKPTAKVIEEAADVAAFVFHNLGKNEIQYR from the coding sequence ATGAAACATTTATCTTTTATCACAATCCCATTCAGTATGATCCTGGCAATGAGTTGTTCGCAAAAACAAAAGATCCAATACCCTCCGACGGGAAAAACGGAGGTGGTGGATGAGTATTTCGGAGTGAAGGTTCCGGATCCCTACCGGTGGCTTGAGAACGATACTTCCATTGAAACGGAAGCCTGGGTCGCCGCCCAGAATGAAGTGACGTTCGCTTATCTTCAAAACATACCCTTCCGGGACTCGATCAACAGCCGGATCACAAAACTCTGGAATTACCCGAAATATGGTGTTCCGTTTAAGAAGGGCAACTATTATTTTTTCTCTAAAAATGACGGGCTTCAGAACCAGAGTGTTCTTTATATCCAGGATGGCCTGGAAGGCGAACCCAGGGTTTTGCTGGATCCCAACACCCTTTCAGCCGACGGGACCATTGCCCTTGCCGGCTTCAGTGTTTCAAAGGATGCCCGTTTTGCAGCTTATGCAACTGCTGAAGCCGGTTCCGACTGGAACAAGATTTACGTTATGGATATTCAAACCGGTCAACGGCTTCCGGAAGAACTTCTGTGGGTGAAATTTTCAGGCATGGCCTGGAAAGACGAAGGATTTTACTACAGCCGCTTCGAAAAGCCGGCGGAAGGCACTGAGCTGTCGTCACAAAACAAGAACCACAAGGTATATTACCACAAGGCGGGCACCGGTCAGTCTCAGGATGCGCTGGTCTTTGAAAATCCGGATTTCCCCATGAGGAATTATTCCTGCCATACTTCGGAGGACGAGCGTTATTTGTTTCTGTATGAATCCGAATCCACTTATGGCAATGCCCTCAGCTACAAGGACCTGGCAAAAAAGGATTCCCCGTTCATCCCGCTGGTGGAAGGTTTTGAGCATGAATACGGAGTGATCGATAACCTCGGTGATGCCTTTCTGATTCTGACCGATGAAAATGCCCCAAGAAAGAAACTTGTCAGGGTTCACCCGGAGGGAGCCGGCACTGCTTCGTGGAATGACCTGATCCCGGAAAAGGAAGAGGTACTTCAAGGGGCCTCGCTCATCGGGGGAAAGATCTTCGCCGAATACATGAAAGATGCGTGCAGCAAGGTTTACATTCATGACTACAACGGACTTTTACTGGGAGAAGTTCATCTTCCGGGCATCGGTACCCTGGGAGGGTTTTCCGGGACCAAGGATGACCCGGTTGCCTTCTATCTTTTCACATCCTTCACATTCCCGACAACCATTTATAAATATGACGTCGGCGATAACCGTTCAACGGTATATAAATCCTCTGACATTGACTTTGATCCGGATGACTACGTTGTGAAACAGGAATTTTATCAAAGCAAGGATGGCACAAAAATACCGATGTTCATTGTCCACAGGAAAGACCTGAGGCTGGATGGCAGCAATCCTGCCTTGCTCTACGGTTATGGGGGATTCAGTATCAGCATGACTCCGTCGTTCAGCATCAGCAGGCTGATTTACCTGGAAAACGGATTTGTCTATGCGGTGCCCAACATTCGGGGCGGAGGGGAGTACGGGGAAGAATGGCACACCGCCGGCACCCTGTTCAACAAACAGAATGTGTTCGATGACTTCATTGCGGCTGCGGAGTACCTGATAAAACAGGGTTATACGAACCGCGACAGGCTGGCCATTTCCGGGGGATCCAACGGAGGGCTTTTGGTGGGCGCCTGCATGACCCAGCGGCCCGATCTTTTCAAAGTAGCGTTACCTGCAGTCGGGGTGCTCGATATGCTGAGGTATCATAAGTTCACCATCGGGCACTTCTGGGCAGTGGATTACGGAACCAGCGAGGATGATTCGGTGATGTTTGCCTATCTGCTGAAATACTCGCCGCTGCATGCGCTGAAACCCGGAGTTGAATATCCGGCCACCCTGATCACCACTGCCGATCACGATGACCGCGTTGTGCCAGCACATTCCTTCAAATTTGCCGCCGCACTGCAGGAAAACCACAGCGGAGAGAATCCTGTCCTGATCCGGATCGAGACCCGCGCCGGACACGGCGGCGGAAAACCAACGGCGAAAGTGATCGAAGAAGCGGCGGATGTCGCCGCGTTCGTGTTCCATAACCTCGGAAAAAATGAAATTCAATATCGGTGA
- a CDS encoding MATE family efflux transporter: protein MKDLTSGNESRLIFNFAIPMLMGNVFHQLYNIVDSVIVGRFIGTEALAAVGSSFPIVFTLISLIIGIGTGGTIVIAQYFGARDIQNVKRTIDTLYIFIFFASILITIIGLLASEAIFHLIKLPPEVIPLAKLYLNIFFAGIIFSFGFSATTAILGGLGDSKTPLYFLIISTILNILLDLLLVVGFKWGIAGAAWATVISQATAFFMAVIYLNRRHEIINLSFRKMYFDRGIFRKSLRIGFPVGFQQAFVALSFLAMFWIVNPFGAKVSAAYSIGMRIDSFAAMPAMAFAAALATFAGQNLGASKTERVRTGFYATLRMIFLISVLMTLIAVLFRHGLMTLFTRDEDVIRTGSDYLVIVSSFYVVFSAMIVIGGVMRGSGDTLIPMFTTLFVLWVVRIPASYWLSRHFDVNGIWWGIPIAWCLGLFLQYGYFLTGRWKKKVIVKYQAEP from the coding sequence ATGAAAGACCTTACCTCTGGTAACGAATCCCGGCTCATCTTCAATTTTGCCATCCCGATGCTGATGGGAAATGTCTTTCACCAGCTCTACAACATTGTCGACAGTGTGATCGTGGGAAGGTTCATTGGCACGGAAGCCCTGGCCGCCGTCGGTTCTTCATTCCCCATCGTCTTCACACTCATTTCACTCATCATCGGAATCGGCACCGGGGGCACCATTGTCATCGCACAGTACTTTGGGGCCAGAGATATCCAAAATGTCAAGAGGACCATTGATACACTCTACATTTTCATCTTTTTCGCATCGATCCTGATAACTATCATTGGATTACTGGCCAGTGAGGCGATCTTCCACCTGATCAAGCTTCCCCCGGAAGTCATCCCGCTGGCAAAGCTTTATCTGAACATCTTTTTTGCCGGCATCATCTTCTCCTTTGGTTTCAGTGCGACAACCGCCATTCTGGGAGGGCTGGGCGACTCCAAAACCCCCCTGTATTTTCTGATCATCTCAACCATCCTGAACATCCTCCTCGACCTGCTGCTGGTGGTGGGGTTCAAATGGGGTATCGCAGGCGCAGCCTGGGCCACGGTCATATCCCAGGCGACTGCATTTTTCATGGCGGTCATTTACCTCAACCGCAGGCACGAGATCATCAACCTTTCGTTCAGGAAAATGTACTTCGACAGGGGTATTTTCCGAAAAAGCCTTCGGATTGGCTTTCCGGTCGGGTTCCAGCAAGCCTTCGTTGCCCTCAGTTTTCTGGCCATGTTCTGGATCGTGAATCCGTTTGGTGCAAAGGTAAGCGCAGCTTATAGCATCGGCATGCGGATCGACTCATTTGCCGCGATGCCGGCAATGGCTTTTGCTGCAGCCCTTGCCACATTCGCGGGACAGAATCTGGGTGCCAGCAAAACCGAACGGGTGCGCACCGGATTCTATGCCACTCTTCGGATGATCTTCCTTATTTCGGTTTTGATGACCCTGATCGCCGTCCTGTTCAGACACGGACTGATGACTCTTTTCACCCGCGATGAGGATGTCATACGCACAGGGTCGGATTATCTGGTGATCGTAAGTTCCTTTTATGTTGTCTTTTCCGCCATGATCGTCATCGGAGGTGTCATGCGCGGATCAGGCGACACCCTGATCCCGATGTTCACAACCTTATTCGTCCTGTGGGTGGTCAGGATACCGGCTTCCTACTGGTTGAGCCGGCATTTTGATGTAAACGGCATATGGTGGGGGATCCCGATTGCCTGGTGCCTGGGTCTTTTTCTGCAGTACGGTTACTTTCTCACCGGCAGATGGAAGAAAAAAGTCATTGTGAAATATCAAGCAGAGCCCTAG